The DNA window TGTCTCTGCTGCTCagcccacttcattgaccactaggtcacacccttgggtgcagAATGCAAATTGTCTTTACATGAGATAAGTTTGTAAACTAGAGGGTCCAATAGTCATTTAGAGGTTAAACCAACATTATCAACTAGGCAAAAGGTGGGTGAGTGGTGTAAAGATAGGAAACAAAGCAAAGCGCGTAAAAAACAAAGAGGTTACACGACACACTAAATTAATGTTGGTAATTCAACTCCTGAGCTTACCAAAAATATAGAGTCAAATCTGTACAGGAATAAAGTTGCTTCAAGGAAGTGACACGAAGTTTATTATCAGACCAAGGAAAAACAAGGAGACTGTATAATCTCAGAACATTACCCTCTCATTCTCCATGAAGAGGATAATCAATTTTTCTCCCACTTCATATGAGTATATGTTATAATATTAGTGCAATGATCTATCATATATGTGACTGTTTCTAATTGTAAAATAGAACAGAAATTTTGCAAGTCAGAGACAAAATAATACCTGTTCAGGTGTGGCATGTGACCCGTAATGGATTTCCTTAATTGACAGTGCCTTCAAAGCAGTAAGGAATGACCGAACCTGCAGACCAGAAACTAAGTGTGTTGTAGAAGAAAACCATGCCAAAGTAGTATATAAAGATCGTGGGGTGCGGGGGTCCACAACAGAAATTAGTTCTACAATGACCTTACCTTCTCAACGATTGATGTAAGCTTAAACGTCAAGTACAATCCTGTTATCAGTGATGAAAATAGGCTTCCATAATCTTTGTTGAGAAAAAACCTATACCAGACAGGAGTTGGTAATAGTGCACGGTATAGGAGCAGCATATACTCCACCAGAGTCAGCAATTGGCCCTAACAGACCAATAAAATTCAGTTTTCTTTGCAAATAGAATATAGAGGCGTTCAATAAATCACCAGACTAAACATCAACCTCATAGGATACCTGTCTGCGGAAATTGTGGCCCTTGCCATTCTTGTAAACCATAAGCAGCACCAACTTCAAAGTCATTGCTGCCTGCCGCACCATTGTATCTGGATGTAAGAACATTTAGGAGAAGGTGAGGACCAGATTTAGGCATTGTACCCAAAAAAGTAAAGATAAATAGGTAGACAATAGATTTATTAATAGAACCTTAAGCCTTTTTTCTGAGAGTACGTCCATCCATACTGGATGGAAATGTCAGAACAATAAATAGAGAGAAAATCACCTCTACATGGTAAACACATAAAGCATAATGGGCACTGAAGTAGGGTTCGGCAAAGGTAAAAGTTTGTTAGGTGGCAACCTTTAGGATCTCTTTATGATTTCATCAATAACTATTTTTGGTAAGATAAAGATTGTAAAGGGGAAATTCCTGGTAAGATTTCATGAATATATTTCTTTGTTCTCCTTTTTACATTCCTTCATTTCAATGGAGCCTGGCCCTAAGCTCAGTGGTATTAAAAgcgaaaagcgcaaaaaagctctaaggtccatgggggctttaagcgcaaagcgcaaataaagcgtgggctttaatgaaaaaaggcgcaaagggagaaaaacataaaatgtgtttgtttagtccaagactaataattataaccatgaatgacaaatatatgacaaaagaaattgaaaaaaaaaatgataaagttaaatatcaattgtttagtgtcacATCTTCATAAGAGACTCATTGACAAGGAAAAGTTTGTCTTAGAACTTTGATGACGACACTGAAGCGCACATAAAGCGAGGCGAAGCGCTCAACacgttttgagcctcgcttTAGGGCTTAAGCGCGCCTTTGGTAACACTGCCTAAGCTGAGgggtttttcttctttttattatttatctgACGGGGGGCTATGAAGGAAATAGGTTCTCTATTACATGATTACAGTGAACTTCCTATCTCCCAAACTCGCAAataggaaaatagagaaatagcacgtgaaatttttaatttgagaGAACCTAGAATAATAATCAGAACCAGAAGAAATTTCCGAGCTTAAGTTGCCACATCAAAAAAGCACTATGATATAATATTTTGGTGCATTTATTCCTGAAATCAAAATATTGGCCATCTTTTTAAGGTGACCAGAATGTGTATAACATAATAACTGTTGCGGGCTGCCTTCGATATGTCTGCTCCCGACACTAAAGATTAGTCAGCCGGTGACATAAAAACAAAGAGTACCGAAACGCACAAGTTatcttaaaaaaaagagagtaccAAAAAGTGTTTCAAAAACCATACCGTTTACCAGGATGATGAAAATAGCATGCCAGAAAGGTGGGATAACCTTAGGAGGAACCATAAGTAACGGATAAAATATATCATCCTTGCGATTCCACCAGTAGATTCCACTAATATGAAGCATAAACACCAGAAAATAACCAAGAAGGACAGTGATCTTTCTCTCCCCCTGCAAATGTGGATACTTCATTATGACCAGATTCTGAgtcatttttaatcttttaacgAGCTTCAAGGACAAAAAGTGCTGCACAGCATGTAACACTAAATAACATTTGAAAATGCAGCATCATGTCACCTTTAAAGCTGTCTGCTTTCGAAGAATGTCATTTGACCTGAACATGAAGGCCGTAATCCAAATTATGACAAAGAAACCTGCAAAACAATAAttagaaaatgaaatgaagGATCTATTCAGCTGTAAAGAAAGTTCACATGATATATTTAAAGAATTTCAACAATTAAATAGGAATAGTAAGCGCCAATATACAGAAAGTGATCCATTTCTAAATAGAACCACTTGACAGCCAGCTCAATTTATGCAGTACTCGTCAATCTTTATCAGGCACTTGGTCTATTTGTGCTATCAGCAGCTTACCGTCAGCAACATGCATCATAATGCACTAGTCTCCATGACAAAGCTGAAAAGTCGCcgattattttatcatttttttggaCTCATCTAATAAACCTAAGAATTAATAAACAACCTGCTTTAATCATATACTCCTTCCTTTTTCTCTTAGAATTTCatctaaaattaattgaaagCCCATCTTGCTTCAGTATACATCACCTTGAGGAAAGTACTACTGAGAATTCCAGTAAATCTTGCCAGacaccaaaaacatataatGCCATCAAACATCGGAAGGAGAATGTTCATCAACATATAATCATATAGCAGGAAAAGAACAGGTGAGTAGGCACGTCATGGAAAATAACATAATGCCTTTAACAACCATTTACGAGATCCACATTTTCCAAGATTCACCAGCTAAAAAGGTTCTAAAAATATAGGTCCCATGTTTTCTTGGAGTCCCTTAGTCCTGTAATAGAATTTATATGCTGGTAGAAAACATAGAGTGCTACTGGTACTTTTACttctattttcatttatttatacaACATTAGTATGAAAAGAGCTTAAATGGAACAACATGGACACTGAGGATTCTTATAGCCGATCCCAACTTGCTTGGGATTACATAGTAGTTGTTGTATCAGCTGAAAAGATTGAGTTATGCAACTCTCCTTAATCTTCCCATTTATAAGGTAGAAAGGAGCTCTAAGAATCAACCAACAAGTCAAAACATTTATCATGGAGCTGTTTATCACTTTTGAgacattttccaaaatattttcaaagttctCTCTTCAAGTTTCTTTTCATTAGTCTCATGGACTCAAAGATGTGAGAAAACCACCAATGCATAAGGAGTAGGAGTGGTCCTGCATGGCGTTAGCCAAGGGACTCGATCTAAAGCAAATTGCAGATGCCATCACTGCCAGCTAGTCTAGTCTTAgacatataattttaattgttcACATGTTAATGCAAATATTATAACAAAGAAGACTGTGCACATGGTAACTTATGCCAATTTGTCTTCTCACTCCATGTGTATAGTACCATCTTAGTCAGCAGAGTGTAGAGGTACATATTGCCATATGACTGCATGTCAAGCATATCTATCACCAACAAAATATtaagggaaacctacttattcCAGGGTTTTAGTGTACATTAAAGAGTGCTTGTTCATTGCCACATCTTCTCAAATTTGTGGAGAAGACAACGACCAACATCTttcattaaaagtaaaaaaataatcactTTGAGTTTAGTTCATTATCATTTGCTACATATTTAACAAGCTTTAGCTCATTACTGCTAATGACGTTCTTAATCAATAGtaaaatatgaacttgaaaGTGAATTAATGAAatcttaaaagaagaaaaaggggtTTACCTTGCAAGTGTTGGCGGATGAAAACAACCAAGAGTAGCAAAGAAAATGGAAGAAACTGTTCAATCCACCTTGCAACCTGTTGTATATCATACCTTTGATATGAAGAATCCCTATTATTCCCACTCCCAGAAGAAGTAGACCCTTCCACATTCGAACCCCTCTCTTCCTCCCTTTCCCCACCATCCATCACCGACCCATCATCACTCCTAAACCGATCATTCTCTCCAGAGCCAATTATCCTAATTGAAACTTCCCCATTACTAGAAGTAGTTGATTCAGAAGAGTTGGGAGTAGGATTGTCAGGAAGGAGCAAATCGGTTTCTGGGTTTTCGTGTCGGACCCGGAGCAAACCCGAATATTCAAGGAAAGTAGAAAGTGGGTATCTGAACACCCGAAGAGGAGATAGATTAACTCCAAAGGCTGTTGAATTTGAAGTATGAGGAGATGAACTAGAATTAGAATTGGAATTTGGGTTTGTGTCAAAATCTGAAACGCTTGAAGAAGTCGTCGTCTCCATCAATGGAAGGACTATGAAGTTTTGTTTTGTGATAAGATAACACAAAGTAGTTGTAGCTGTGAAGAGGAAGGAAGAAAATGGTGAAGAAGAAAAGTCAGATGAGGGAGAAAGCTAACTTAAcatcaaagaaagaaatataagacCAAAATGGGGAAGAAGAAACGACAATTTACTTGTCTGAAAATACTTGTACTTCaatattttcattcaaaaatatcttatttgtccctaattatttatttatttttaaattaatatacttattaaaaaaataatgattgatataataaatttatcattttatttctatttattatgaaatggatgaaataaaaatttaagattttaaaaaagttctatatttttcaaagtaattaattgatggtataatagataaaataaatttatgctttcttgatttgtcaaaatagacaagtaaaaaaggaaaaaaaatgaacaagtaattagggtcTGACAGAGTATTACTAAACTATCcctattaaatgatgtttagtTTAAGTCTTGGAAAAAGAGTATTTAATGTAGAGTGTATAACATAGAAATATATAATTGTCTTTTTcaca is part of the Solanum stenotomum isolate F172 chromosome 8, ASM1918654v1, whole genome shotgun sequence genome and encodes:
- the LOC125873067 gene encoding uncharacterized protein LOC125873067 is translated as METTTSSSVSDFDTNPNSNSNSSSSPHTSNSTAFGVNLSPLRVFRYPLSTFLEYSGLLRVRHENPETDLLLPDNPTPNSSESTTSSNGEVSIRIIGSGENDRFRSDDGSVMDGGEREEERGSNVEGSTSSGSGNNRDSSYQRYDIQQVARWIEQFLPFSLLLLVVFIRQHLQGFFVIIWITAFMFRSNDILRKQTALKGERKITVLLGYFLVFMLHISGIYWWNRKDDIFYPLLMVPPKVIPPFWHAIFIILVNDTMVRQAAMTLKLVLLMVYKNGKGHNFRRQGQLLTLVEYMLLLYRALLPTPVWYRFFLNKDYGSLFSSLITGLYLTFKLTSIVEKVRSFLTALKALSIKEIHYGSHATPEQVNAAGDLCAICQEKMNTPILLCCKHIFCEDCVSEWFERERTCPLCRALVRPADLRSFGDGSTSLLFQLF